The sequence AACCCCTTTCAATACAAAGGCTCCTAACCGGCCGtctctgtgctgccattcagggCTATGGGGTGACTTTTTACCGCATTGGCGAGCACTACGAAGGCGAGTGGAGTGGCGGGCTGCGGAGCGGCTGGGGACGGATGTATTACTGGGACGGGTCCATCTACGAGGGACAGTGGCTGGCGGACCAGcctgctgggcaggggatgCTGCGGCTGCGTAAGTACCGACCGCCCTCACTCCGGGTGTCTGCCTGCCCCCTTCAACATACTAGGTGTTGTCCTGCTCTCTGATGTCTCTGCCATCCAAACTTCTGGTTGCTGCATTGCGTCTTCTGCTGAAGCCTTGCCACCAGGGTTGCAGCTGCTTCGTGTTGTCCCTCCCCTCCTTGTttggagctggaggcagcacaGGCTGTTGCAAAGGCCAGCGCCACGCTGCTCAAGCCCACACGCATGAAAGCttatttttgctgtgatttacatttaaatgacTGGGATGGTTAGGGTTAGAGATAATATACTGTTGGGTCAGAGAAGAGCAGATCTCTCTTTTCAAGCCAGGCACTTTGCCAGACATACTTTCTAACTGCTGCATACCAAttccagcacaggaaaaaaaagttttctttcaaagttcACTCTATCCTCTCCCTTACTTCCGACACTGGCTCAAGTTGAGTGAACATAGGGGTTTCATTAGTACACAGTCCCTTCCCAGAAATAACACCAAACACATCATGGATTGGGAATGTTGGGGGCAATCTCagcataaaaatagaaatttggaaatttttttctccttattttgcttggaatttaacacatttttctctgaagccaAGAATCCCAGTCCTTTGCAACACAAGGCACTGCATTCCAGGAACATTTGAAGAAATACTATCTCCATATTATTATTCATCTATTctatttttttgcttgaaagTGATCTCAAGGCTAGTAATTAGCTaagcaaagcagctgggagGAATGAGCACGGCCTTCACTGCACATCATATGCACAACTGCACTCACTCTGACCAAAGTCACTTTCAACTGATGGCTCATCCAGATAAAATCAGCACCCACTTCCAGGGGTAACTCCTTCCACTGACCTGCTTTGCTCCTGTCAAAGTCACCGTTAGTTATAAACTAAGAGCCCTTGTGGTCTGAGCTGTGGCTGATGCACCATTTCAGAGCCCAGTTGCCTCCAGCATAGTTTGCATCCGACTATGAGCTGGATTCCTTTTGGTTAAAATTAGCCAGAGCAATTATTTTATACCCACAAGCTTAATGTACTCAGCTCAGCCGCTGGAAGTGTGCCCACGTGCCGGCAGCTTTGCAATGGTGAAAGAAAAGGAGTTCTTCGGTGGAGGTCACGATGAGCTGCAGCTCAAGATTAAATTGCTTGTAGTGGCAGTGTGCCTGGCAAGGGCGAGCTTGGCTGGGAGCACCACACTGATTTGCCGCCTCTGCTACAGCCCATTGCTGAAATGGCTTTTAAACCAGAGCATTACTTGTCTGCAGAGATGTCAGCGGCGACCAATGCAGCCTCTCAGATGctctgggaggagaggggatgGGAGCAACTGGGCTCCACAGTGCAGGGTCTATGATTTTGGTGGTTTCTGAGTTGTTGATGGCTGGAGAGCAGAAGCCCAACCGGTCCCAGCAGTGGGTAGGGCAGGTTGGTGTCACAGATAAGCACGCTGCCAGATGCAAGCTGATCAGCACCACCACAGCTCCAACCTGTAAACCAGACCCTGCTTGAAAAGCCTGACAGCCACACTCTctagaagcatttttttttccctcttcccttaTGGTGTTCTGGCAGCCCCCGGCTACCTCTGTGGCACCATGCAGGGTGATCTGGTATTTTGGCCACCTCTTGCCACGAAGAATGGCAGAGTTTGGCTGAGACGCAGAAGTATTTCCACTAACTAACTTGGTCAGAAATCCCCATGGCTTTTGGCTTAGAAACACTCTATGTAGGAAAAGAGGACAGCAGAGAACTGTCCTGGTGACAGCAGGGTGGCCTGGATGTATGCCAGCCCCATCATCACTGTGGGTATGACTCCACTTCTCAGCTAGCGTCCCTGGATGAGGCTGCTCTCTTCCccttgcagctctgctttcccttttggGGATGGATGGATTCCGGGAGAGCAGCAAATCCCCCAAAAATCTCTCTCAACTTGACAGATGCAGTACAGCTGGAAAAACAGTCTGTAACTGATTGCCTGAACTGTTCAGACACTCACAGCAATTCTTGCCCTGTAATTCATTGAGGAAAAACATAACCCTGAGTATTATCTAAAATAAAGACTATTTTGACTGGACAAcagtcagtgctgctgttccttGCCCAGACAAGCAAACCTCTTCAAGCCAAAGATTTGTGTGATTTGTTGCAGTGATAAATCTGAAACTTGTGTcctgtaatttttcatattgTAAAGAGACTCAGTGACTAGCTCCTTACCCCGAGCTCAATCACTCTGCAGATCAGCAAAAAATGAGTATTGCTGTGAGAACAAAGCAGGTGAACGCAGTTTTTGTTGCAAGTGGGCAAGCAGGGGCTCCTTCCACAgccttttctccctctgcagaacagcaaaCGAAGCAccagaaaagtaaaacaacaCACTGTGCCACAGCCCCCTTGAAATTACCAAGAGGAGCCAAACAGGTGATTTCCTCTTCTGCCAGTTTACTGTGttgattggttttgtttgtagcCTTTTAATGAAATGGTGCAAATTTCACGGTCTGTTCATGTATTTAATTGCAGCAAATGAAAATCGGTATGAAGGAGGTtggaaagatggaaagaagCACGGCCCAGGGAAATTCTTCTACCTGGATAAGGGACAGTTGTTTGAAGGTGTCTGGGCAGCAGATATACCTAAATGTGGAATTCTGATTGACTTTGGCAGAGACGAAGCTCCTGCCCCTACTCAGTATCCAATCCCAAAGGTAATTGTTTggaaattttggttttgctaatGATGTTTGCATTAATCTGTGCTCAGGTCAGCTCTCCAAGCGGCATTTCACTCTTCAAGTGATTAGCCCCATGGGGTTCCTGGCTTACAGGGTGTGTGCTCAGTCTTTTGGCCAGCAGTGTCCTAAACAGCCCCATAGGGACAAATGGCCCGTCCAGCCACCGCGGGAACCTCCTAATGGCTACATCTGAAAAAACGCAATTCTCATGCACCAGAGCTGCTTAGAGACCtgaagcagcacaaaggaaataGGGACAATAGAGGTAAAGACAATAGTGGGATTTGCgtcaaaaccaaattatttcacCAAGCCAAACTGCTGAAGCTGACCGGACCTTACTGGAGCCTGAGCAGCAGAGGGCTAACAGCCATTTCCTTCACCCGGACACCCCCAGTCAGGGGCTCGGCCGTGTCCAGCAGCCCTGTGGGTGGAGGGGTGCGTGTAGCTTCCCACCTCGCCCCAAGGTGGACAAACAGGTGGCTACGAGAGCCaacttcctctgctctgcttttcccttcagaaTGACACAGGCTGCAAAGTCAGTCCTCGCCCCCCTCCCAGACTCGGTGGCACACAGACATGCGGGGCCATCGGCCTGGCAGCTGCCCTCCTTGCACATCACTTCGGTGTGGGAGCCGGAGGATAGGAGAGCCTGTCCCTTGCTCTGTGCCCTTGGGAGGGGGATAGGGATCAACAGGGAacagccacagctcccagtgACACAACTGGTCAAAAGCTTGGTCTCAGCTGGAGTCACCTCAGTCCACATGCCACACGCATGCAACACAAAGGCATCACACTTCCAAGGGACGGTTTCTGCAGGATATGGGTGGGGAAGATGCTCTTTGCTTAGAGCCAAGCAGAACCACACTGGAGATGCTGCAGAACCacagcacacagctctgctccaggaACACAGggaacagcacatggcaggtaaagctgcctgccttcctccgCTGCTCCAGGGACAAGGCTGTTGTAAATGATACTGGGCACATGCAGCCTACCGAAGCTCACAGCTGTTGTATCTTCACTTCCCTTATTTCTTCAAATCTGGTTTCTATAGCAAGGGCCCTCAGCAGAGACATTTTTGACAAGGCAGCTAATCCTGCAAGTATTAGGCACACCCGTGGCAGTGCAGAATAAACACCAAATACTCACCAGGGAAAAACAATCTCTTTTTTTACAAGAAGAGTGAAAGGAGCAGCACTTCGGTAGCTAAAAATATTCAAAGGTTACCCAAGAACAGCCTCCTCAACCACCCAGCCCAACAGCTTGGGATGAATTGTCATTTTTCACTAAGGCAGAATGTTCAAGCCTTAGTTTATTTAGCTCCCTGAAGACCCAGTTACGACccaattttcttctgtgctatgagcaaaagaaagcatcaacTTTCACTGCTGTTATTGCGCTTTCTGTTGGAAGAGATTTATTGATCTCAGAATATGAAGGAAGTAACagttaaaaggagaaaaaattgaCTCTGGATCTTTCATAAACCTTTTGTCAAATTACTGTTGCAAGCAGCTGCTAGAGAAAAGTCCATGTAGGGCGAATGTTAGGAACTGCCAAAACCAAAGATAAGACTAAACAGTCAGCTTTCACCTGCAAGAGGTTAATGGTGAGGATCTGAGCTTCTGCATGGAAGCATCACCGTGTGCCCTCATTAGCAGGTAGAAGGAACAAACGGTGGGCATGCACAGGACAGAAAGAGTGATCGCCACAAGCTTTGAAGGAAGCCAGTATTGTAGATGATGGGGTTGCACCAAGGCAGACTTTGAACATAACTGCACAACACAGAGAACCTGGGACATCTGCTGTTACAATTATTGAAGCCAAGACTTCAGAAAGCgtaacaaaataaatgagaaaaagactGGACATCTTCTGCCTGGAGGAGCAcgacatgcacacacacacaccctgaaAGCAGCAGGACACAAAGCAGGTCAGAGACTGCAAGTTCCTGGCAGAGCTTTAGCACTTCTCTCTCAACATGCATTGAGCTGGAAGCAGGTTATGACTCCAGACTCTTGCTTTCATGTGACCTTTGATGCTCACTCAGATGACTGCAATTACCTTTTAAAACCAGAGGCGAGATGCACCAAGCTACAAATCAAATCCAGTTTTGTCTTAAGAATGTGTTTCTGTAAAGGAGAATGATTCCACTCCACACAGAACTATTTCAAGGAGATGAAGTGATGTTCTACATGCTAATAAAATTAGGGAACCGTAGCAATTTTTCTAACAGTaattgaaaggctgcaatatAAACTGAAGTACTGATACATGGGAGAGTCTCTGTTAATGCTCAAGTAATCAAGATCTATAAAACCTTAAGCTTCTTCAATTACACTGCATAACTgatttgtattctttttatttagattGAACTAGCTGATCCAGATGGTGTTCTAGCAGAGGCCCAGGCGATGTTTGAGGACAGGCAGAATTAATAACTGgatgctgaagagaaaaaagaaagatgtaagATAAGAACACTATCCTGGCTTACTTATTCATTTGAGTCTCAAATCCACACTGTGGTGCATCGTTGTCATCTGCCTCACTCTTCCCTCAAGGCTGCTCACGTATGCTTCACTCTGCAGGTGTCTTTGCTCAGAAGCCTCTTCCCaccattttggaaaagaaagggaaaaaaactggGACACACACGACACCACCACAAGCAGAAAAACTCTGGGGGACAGTGACTCTTTGCCCAGCTCTTCTGACTTATTCCTCCTGTAAAATTTGCACTCCTGTTGGTTTCCAGGTCTTTCACGCTGCCCtagagaagcagcagtgtttCCATTACGTGTTATAAAAGCGAAGCCCTAGAAAAGTAGTCAGATAATTAATAATTGtcccacacccccccccaacacagCCTGATACATACCTGTGACCCAAGGTGGCTTTTGAAGTTACATCAGACCATGTTTCAGTTAGTATTTTTATCCATACAACTTTACACGCTCTCTCTGCGCGTTTTCCATAACCCTTGAGAATGCAGTGCACCAGAGCTcaccctggctctgctcctcagCCAGCCCACGTGCTGGAGCTGgacccctgcccccccctcccccagagcTGCGGGGCTTTACTgacctgcagcacccaccaAGACCAAAGGAAGGtggcactgcagctggcagTGGGCAAGTCATTAGTTCACCTGATTAATACCATGCTTCTGAGCATCATCTCTTGTGTACAGTTCACTTGGTGCCTCGACTCTTCATTTTCTAGGCTGAAAGATAACCTACCTTTCTATTTAAGCACTCGGAGAGAATAACAATGCAACATACTTAGTCCCAAGATGTAAGCAGTGCTGACAGGAGGAAAAGCCTGTCAACTACATTATATTCTTTACACCTGTCTGTGAACAGGAAATTTTACCTTCATGTTATGACTGAAATGATTAACTGAACACACTAAAGTGATCTTCAGAAATACACAGGATTAGCACAGTATAGCTGAAGAGATACAGgacacagaaaacaagtatATTTTAGGCCTCTAGATAACAAATAATCAGCAACaactgaatatattttatttcattaaagtaTCTTATATCTAAATAAGTGATATACAATAACCAATGTTTAAAATGCTTGAGGTAAATGCATAACACCATTAGTataaataaggaataaaaaaaaattttctaagTGCACTCTTAAAATTCAGATCCATGTATTTGGGGTCTGGTCACTGCCTCTGGCACACAGTTATGAGACTGCCCAAGGTGTAACTTTCATGACCATTTCCACAGGtggaaaatgagaaacactTGATTATCATGGCTTAAAGTGCAGAAAATagtcagaaaagcagctgtaatAACAGCACCATTAGCTCAGAACCTACCAGCTtgagaaagttaaaaataaggTTGTCCCACTAGCTtctaattctgtatttcttaaacaaaaaaaaccaaaaaccctaCACTTCACTTCTGTCACCTTGTAAAagaatcacaaaataaaagagaaattcagCTACCTATCCAGGAAAGCAAGTAACTtacaaaataaacttgaaaaacacattttatggACTTCCGTttcaaaaacacattttaacttttaaatacacaatttcaggagaaaatgtaatttttaagcCTGACAGCACCCTTTCAACCATTTGCTCTAGCATGAACACTGAgtcaggttttcttcctttactgaCGGTTTTcaagaggcttttttttccccccctttggGACAGGACAAATATTCCAGGAAAGGATGGGAAGTACATTTTGTGCCTACTACCaagatgctgtgttttggaatgCTGCTTCATTAATGCCTTTACTAGCATAATCCTTACAGTGCTCCGTGAAGGAACACCTGTAGGACTGCAGTCACATTTCTCGCCATCAGCAGATTTACATCAGTAATAGAATATATTTGAAGCATAATATAACGGCAGAGCTAGAGATAATTCAGTTTGGCCTCTGTATGTCAGAAAAACTTGTGAAAACAGCAAGCGGGaagctgttttctgcttgtgaaCCAAGaatgctgctggggaaaaaaaacaacagattttttaaagtgatttttcagaATACAAAGGCATCACAGGTAACCCTGTCAACACTTTCCACTGTGGTGTGCTGACATGAGAAATCAGTCAAGTCCATGAGGCTGCTTCAGTAGTAAACACACCTGCTACCCTACCTGTATGCATCCGACAGTTTGTAAATATGTTGGGATAACCTGAGATGGAGGCTGGGTGTGAGACCACATTCAGCCCAGGCTCAGTCAAGTACAGCTCCACTACACCGTCACGTTCACGCCTGCCTAAGTTCAATGCTCTCAATTTCAGTGTTAGCTACGATAGGGAGGTCAAGTTTTGTTCTATTAGACTTGAAAATGGTCTCAGTTTGTGTTCAAAAAACAGCTTTCACCCCTTAAAACTCAAAGCTGCTCCACAGAACTGCATTCcaaaaaattctgcttctaGATATAGCTAGAATTACTGAAAGCAACCCAGGATGACTGCTGCAATCCTTCTTGGACAAACCTCTTATCTAACAGACCAAATGGAAGTTTTTGcttaaagaggaaataaaaaccGACACAGCAGCCTTGCTGTCACAGGCATGTGTCTGCAAGTAAGCAGCAATGTTAATTACAAATAACCtactttcataaataaatatacagagAGAAAAGTGATCTTCCAGATCCTTTGGAAGCAAAAAACGTGTAACAAGTTACTAAATACAACACTTCAGCAAAGAGAagattttttcctaaacaaGGAAGACCAAGGCATAAGTAATTACTTGGGAATCCAATGCAGAGAAAGCACCTTTCGCTGCTTGCATCCGaggatttattaaaaatacatttttaatataaaagtataaaataattaCTACTTTGGCTTGGAAAAAACAGCAGTGGTTCTgattttcaagcaaaaaaattatccaGTAATAATTTCCATCTagttccttctttttaaaaaaagattactaAATGTGAAACAGGCAAATCTATCTCTCCAGATAATATGTGCCAGTTTGTAAGAACTTTAAAACagttattgcttttattttcttccaaggaAGAGTAGAGTAAGTAGAGTCTCATTCCTACTCATGTGGCCATACCACATCGCAGTAAGACTAGTCATGGGTGTTTAGCAAGTTATGAAACGTGTAACTGCCACGGCAAAAAGGCGCTGGAGAAATCAGTCAAGTAATAATTACTTGGCAGCAAAACATACTGGGGAAAATGTGGGAAAGCTTTCACTTCTACCATCTGTCAGGCTTTCTAGAGAGAACAGCGCTAGCACCGAACCGAGTGCTAATTGCTGCATATCCCAAGTAATTTGTATCATGCCACGCAATATGGATTGGACAAGCAGTTATCTTTTAGTAAATGCCAACATCAAATaaagagaggggggaaaaaagcttctCTACCCATCCCTACCACATACCCACATTTACAATGTTATTTCCTACGTATTTATACAGCCAGTTCAGCAGTAACAAGAAGCAATCTAGACAGCGCTCACAAAAGCAGGGATGCACGCACAGCGC comes from Falco naumanni isolate bFalNau1 chromosome 1, bFalNau1.pat, whole genome shotgun sequence and encodes:
- the MORN3 gene encoding MORN repeat-containing protein 3, which translates into the protein MPIVKYPRATEPLWHEWDRKAQKCGLRHTVYAVNGDQYTGEWLNNLKHGKGTQVWKHTGAIYSGDWKFGKRDGYGSYSIPDPVTKEYKKVYTGWWKNDQKCGYGVTFYRIGEHYEGEWSGGLRSGWGRMYYWDGSIYEGQWLADQPAGQGMLRLPNENRYEGGWKDGKKHGPGKFFYLDKGQLFEGVWAADIPKCGILIDFGRDEAPAPTQYPIPKIELADPDGVLAEAQAMFEDRQN